A genomic stretch from Streptococcus oralis includes:
- the nusG gene encoding transcription termination/antitermination protein NusG — protein MDSFDKGWFVLQTYSGYENKVKENLLQRAQTYNMLDNILRVEIPTQTVQVEKNGKKKEVEENRFPGYVLVEMVMTDEAWFVVRNTPNVTGFVGSHGNRSKPTPLLEQEIRDILVSMGQTVQEFDIDVEVGQTVRIIDGAFADYTGKITEIDNNKVKMIISMFGNDTIAEVNLNQIAEL, from the coding sequence ATGGATAGTTTTGACAAGGGATGGTTTGTTCTACAAACTTATTCTGGCTATGAAAATAAGGTAAAAGAAAATCTATTGCAACGTGCGCAAACATATAACATGTTGGATAATATTCTACGTGTTGAGATTCCAACACAAACCGTGCAAGTTGAGAAAAATGGAAAGAAAAAGGAAGTCGAAGAGAATCGCTTTCCAGGTTATGTCCTTGTAGAAATGGTCATGACCGATGAAGCGTGGTTCGTTGTTCGAAACACACCTAACGTAACAGGATTCGTCGGCTCACACGGGAACAGATCAAAACCAACTCCGCTATTGGAACAGGAAATCCGTGATATTCTGGTTTCTATGGGACAAACCGTTCAAGAGTTTGATATTGACGTTGAAGTCGGCCAGACAGTCCGCATCATTGATGGCGCTTTTGCAGACTATACAGGTAAAATTACTGAAATTGATAACAACAAAGTGAAGATGATTATCTCTATGTTTGGTAATGACACGATTGCAGAAGTGAATCTCAACCAAATTGCAGAATTATAA
- a CDS encoding sigma-70 family RNA polymerase sigma factor: protein MNLKELYEESKGIVHKCRKEYHLHLWEKEDWDQEGMMCLYELVSHHPELLVGERRRLYVCFKTKFRNRILDYIRKQESHKRRFDKEPYEEVSEISHRLGEKGLRLDDYYLFHELLKNYKASQGKEKQEQLERLMGGECFKGRKALLGELRVVLSDFR from the coding sequence ATGAATCTGAAAGAACTATACGAAGAAAGCAAGGGGATTGTCCATAAGTGCCGCAAAGAATACCATTTACATCTGTGGGAGAAAGAGGACTGGGACCAGGAGGGGATGATGTGCCTGTATGAGCTGGTCAGTCACCATCCAGAGTTACTAGTTGGTGAACGTCGCCGATTATATGTGTGCTTTAAAACCAAATTCCGCAATCGCATCCTAGACTACATCCGTAAACAGGAAAGTCACAAGCGCCGTTTCGACAAAGAGCCTTATGAGGAGGTGAGTGAAATCAGCCATCGCCTAGGAGAAAAAGGACTGAGACTGGATGATTATTATCTCTTTCATGAGCTTCTAAAGAATTACAAGGCAAGTCAGGGGAAAGAAAAACAAGAACAACTAGAACGTCTGATGGGAGGAGAATGTTTCAAAGGACGCAAGGCACTTCTAGGAGAATTAAGAGTGGTATTGAGTGATTTTAGATAA